The Nerophis lumbriciformis linkage group LG34, RoL_Nlum_v2.1, whole genome shotgun sequence genome includes a window with the following:
- the LOC133576079 gene encoding kunitz-type protease inhibitor 1-like, producing MSSSSLLFLFLFVVPLEGDANCETGFRSGQDGFVLDVEDAVKEGAVLLAVEHAPTMADCRLACCANTRCNIALLELRDAHVPDNFTCTLFDCVHRNQFVCRFVKRRVYRSFIRETEYRRYLEGPLGPGEQAPPIANAGRDKVVQPGATVTLNGIESLAVGDAHIVDYHWTVQSADNDVIVETTNLPDQVQLSNMLPGHYRLRLTVTDSNDQSHSAEVGVLVLNPQLSALYCLAPMKAGPCRAAFPRWRYHADTGECQPFVFGGCKGNGNNFLSKDECVNACAGFTVTSSDHLRIALPSGEVCGIACLPDQLTCSSGCCVDKSLECDGVTHCSDRSDEDHCSQLNQTFSRLLDIDVNQRKARCTEPPRTGPCRASHTRWYYDPLNTHCRQFTFGGCNGNENNFVEETECDRTCHGVTERDVFARGMFERFEEEEKSDSGSIALAVVISVGILVLLAILAYCFLKSRRKRAQQNVPTRPAQQATEQYTLVYNSTTHPE from the exons ATGTCTTCAtcttccctcctcttcctctttctgtTCGTTGTGCCGCTGGAAGGGGACGCGAACTGCGAGACCGGCTTCCGGTCGGGTCAGGACGGCTTCGTACTGGACGTGGAGGACGCGGTGAAAGAGGGCGCGGTGTTGTTGGCCGTTGAGCACGCGCCCACAATGGCCGACTGCCGGCTAGCGTGCTGTGCGAATACCCGCTGTAACATCGCGCTTTTGGAGCTCCGCGACGCGCACGTGCCCGACAACTTTACATGCACCCTTTTCGATTGCGTTCACAGAAATCAGTTTGTGTGCCGGTTCGTCAAGCGCAGGGTCTACCGGAGCTTCATCAGAGAGACCGAGTATCGGAGGTACCTGGAAGGCCCGCTGGGACCAG GTGAGCAGGCTCCGCCCATTGCTAACGCGGGGCGTGACAAAGTTGTCCAACCAGGAGCTACTGTGACCCTGAACGGCATCGAGAGTCTGGCTGTAGGCGACGCCCACATCGTTGACTATCACTGGACTGTGCAGAGCGCAGACAATGATGTCATTGTGGAG ACGACGAACCTGCCCGACCAGGTGCAACTCTCCAACATGCTACCGGGTCACTACCGCCTCCGCCTGACTGTCACTGACTCCAACGACCAATCACACAGCGCCGAGGTTGGCGTGCTCGTCTTGAATCCTCAGCTGTCTGCCT TGTACTGTTTAGCGCCGATGAAAGCGGGGCCGTGCCGAGCCGCCTTTCCTCGCTGGCGTTACCATGCTGACACAGGCGAGTGTCAGCCGTTTGTGTTTGGAGGTTGTAAAGGGAACGGCAACAACTTCCTGTCAAAAGATGAGTGTGTAAATGCCTGTGCTGGATtcacag TGACTTCATCCGATCACCTGCGCATCGCTCTGCCATCTGGTG aagtgtgtggcattgcatgtctacctgatcagctgacctgcagTAGTGGTTGCTGTGTGGACAAAAGTCTGGAGTGTGATGGCGTAACTCATTGCAGCGACCGTTCAGATGAGGACCACTGCAGCcaac TCAATCAGACGTTCTCTCGGTTGCTGGACATCGACGTCAATCAGCGAAAAG CCCGGTGCACGGAACCCCCCCGCACAGGCCCATGTCGCGCCAGCCACACACGCTGGTACTACGACCCGCTCAACACACACTGCCGGCAGTTCACGTTTGGCGGCTGTAACGGAAACGAAAACAACTTTGTAGAGGAGACTGAGTGTGATCGCACCTGTCACGGcgtgactg AGCGAGATGTGTTCGCCAGAGGAATGTTTGAACGCttcgaagaagaagaaaaaagtgaCTCAG GCTCCATTGCACTGGCGGTGGTTATTTCGGTGGGCATCTTGGTTCTGCTGGCAATCCTGGCCTACTGTTTCCTGAAGTCCAGGAGGAAGCGCGCACAGCAGAACGTCCCCACAAGACCCGCCCAGCAGGCTACTGAGCAGTACACGCTGGTTTACAACAGCACCACCCATCCTGAGTGA